The Drechmeria coniospora strain ARSEF 6962 chromosome 02, whole genome shotgun sequence genome has a segment encoding these proteins:
- a CDS encoding oxidoreductase, short chain dehydrogenase/reductase family, protein MPIPFIFYVIENGPPDWLRDNQWPIFYTSIALTLLYTLKKWTSGRSNTAERPLHGKVVLFTGGTSGVGARAVEELATRGAQIVLLTHAPPSDPFLVEYVQDLREKTQNQLIYAEQVDLSSLHSVRKFATRWIDNAPPRRLDMIVLCAATLTPPGGGRTETGEGIEETWMVNFLANFHLLGILSPAIKAQPFDRDVRIIMATCSSYIGSPSLKEAVHGSNWSPAAAYARSKLALNVFGQAFQKHLDSYKRPDELPMNARVIFVDPGLSRTPGTRRWLTRGSLYGLALYLLGYAVPWFLLKSPHQAAQSILHAAMELDLGRGPGGKLIKECTEVDFARAEVKDDEVAKRLWEESDALIEKVEKAEAKKRAAQKSNDSADGKRQEKRNADSDETGRVNDNNKGAEKEKQGRRGGKSKGKNKTTSS, encoded by the coding sequence ATGCCAATCCCCTTCATCTTCTACGTCATCGAGAATGGCCCGCCCGACTGGCTCCGCGATAACCAGTGGCCCATCTTCTACACTTCCATCGCCCTCACCCTGCTCTACACCCTCAAGAAGTGGACATCAGGTCGATCCAATACGGCCGAGAGGCCACTTCACGGCAAGGTAGTCCTCTTCACCGGCGGCACCTctggcgtcggcgcccgagCCGTCGAAGAGCTCGCCACCCGTGGTGCCCAGATCGTCCTTCTCACCCACGCACCGCCCTCCGATCCGTTCCTCGTCGAGTACGTGCAAGACCTGCGGGAGAAGACGCAAAATCAATTGATATacgccgagcaggtcgatCTATCGAGCCTGCACAGCGTTCGAAAGTTCGCCACCCGATGGATCGACAATGCGCCCCCGCGAAGGCTCGACATGATCGTCCTCTGCGCCGCCACCCTCACGCCCCCGGGCGGTGGGAGAACTGAGACGGGCGAGGGGATAGAGGAGACGTGGATGGTGAACTTTCTCGCCAATTTCCACCTGCTTGGCATCCTAAGTCCCGCCATCAAGGCCCAGCCCTTTGACCGTGATGTCCGCATCATCATGGCCACCTGCTCCTCCTACATcggctcgccctcgctcAAGGAAGCCGTGCACGGGAGCAACTGGTCGCCAGCCGCGGCCTACGCGCGCAGCAAGCTCGCCCTCAACGTCTTTGGACAAGCATTCCAGAAGCACCTCGACTCCTACAAGCGCCCCGACGAGCTCCCGATGAATGCCCGCGTCATCTTTGTCGACCCCGGCCTCAGCCGAACCCCCGGCACGCGCCGTTGGCTCACCCGCGGCTCGCTCTACGGCCTTGCGCTGTACCTCCTCGGCTATGCCGTCCCGTGGTTTCTGCTCAAGTCGCCCCACCAAGCCGCCCAGTCCATACTGCACGCTGCCATGgagctcgacctcggccggggTCCTGGCGGGAAGCTCATCAAAGAATGCACCGAAGTCGACTTTGCTCGTGCCGAGGTCAAGGATGACGAAGTGGCCAAGAGACTCTGGGAGGAGAGCGACGCGCTCATCGAGAAGGTCGAAAAGGCAGAGGCGAAGAAAAGGGCAGCTCAGAAAAGCAATGATTCTGCAGACGGGAAGCGACAGGAGAAACGAAATGCCGATTCCGATGAAACCGGCCGAGTCAATGACAACAACAAGGGtgccgagaaggagaagcaggGCAGAAGAGGCGGCAAGTCAAAGGGCAAGAACAAAACCACTTCCTCATGA